The Pan troglodytes isolate AG18354 chromosome 8, NHGRI_mPanTro3-v2.0_pri, whole genome shotgun sequence genome window below encodes:
- the SFTPA2 gene encoding pulmonary surfactant-associated protein A2, translating to MWLCPLALTLILMAASGAACEVKDVCVGSPGVKDVCVGSPGIPGTPGSHGLPGRDGRDGLKGDPGPPGPMGPPGETPCPPGNNGLPGAPGIPGERGVKGEPGERGPPGLPTHLDEELQATLHDFRHQILQTRGALSLQGSIMTVGEKVFSSNGQSVTFDAIQEACARAGGRIAVPRNPEENEAIASFVKKYNTYAYVGLTEGPSPGDFRYSDGTPVNYTNWYRGEPAGRGKEQCVEMYTDGQWNDRNCLYSRLTICEF from the exons ATGTGGCTGTGCCCTCTGGCCCTCACCCTCATCTTGATGGCAGCCTCTGGTGCTGCGTGCGAAGTGAAGGACGTTTGTGTTGGAAGCCCTGGAGTGAAGGACGTTTGTGTTGGAAGCCCTGGTATCCCCGGCACTCCTGGATCCCACGGCCTGCCAGGCAGGGACGGGAGAGATGGTCTCAAAGGAGACCCTGGCCCTCCAG gcCCCATGGGTCCGCCTGGAGAAACGCCATGTCCTCCTGGGAATAATGGGCTGCCTGGAGCCCCTGGTATCCCTGGAGAGCGTGGAGTGAAGGGGGAGCCTGGTGAGAGAGGCCCTCCAG GGCTTCCGACTCATCTAGATGAGGAGCTCCAAGCCACACTCCACGACTTCAGACATCAAATCCTGCAGACAAGGGGAG CCCTCAGTCTGCAGGGCTCCATAATGACAGTAGGAGAGAAGGTCTTCTCTAGCAATGGGCAGTCCGTCACTTTTGATGCCATTCAGGAGGCATGTGCCAGAGCAGGCGGCCGCATTGCTGTCCCAAGGAATCCAGAGGAAAATGAGGCCATTGCAAGCTTCGTGAAGAAGTACAACACATATGCCTATGTAGGCCTGACTGAGGGTCCCAGCCCTGGAGACTTCCGCTACTCAGACGGGACCCCTGTAAACTACACCAACTGGTACCGAGGGGAGCCCGCAGGTCGGGGAAAAGAGCAGTGTGTGGAGATGTACACAGACGGGCAGTGGAATGACAGGAACTGCCTGTACTCCCGACTGACCATCTGTGAGTTCTGA